Proteins encoded in a region of the Nicotiana tomentosiformis chromosome 9, ASM39032v3, whole genome shotgun sequence genome:
- the LOC117278252 gene encoding uncharacterized protein, protein MDELRRQFEHFKQGTMSVTKYEMKFTKLAEYAPNLIPTEREKVRRFIEGLNPLMEKDMTSYQDEKTYLQVVNIATRKEDFDKIAREARDNIKKARTTGIYSGFSVGGKNMNHSAHIQSTTNSSPYPVPLRHGQQSKGQAPQRQSSTSQGQPWLSYPICPSCSKRHLGKCLLGQKGCFHCRDPGHIKRDCPLLGQAPGKTPTRQTTSMGNSIVSPPPVRASNNHTGRGANRDGA, encoded by the coding sequence ATGGATGAGCTCCGACGTCAGTTCGAACATTTTAAACAGGGTACCATGTCAGTGACTAAATATGAGATGAAATTTACAAAATTGGCAGAGTATGCACCTAATTTGATACCAACAGAGAGAGAAAAAGTGAGAAGGTTCATTGAAGGCTTGAATCCACTTATGGAAAAAGATATGACTTCATATCAGGATGAAAAGACTTATCTTCAGGTTGTCAATATCGCTACGCGTAAGGAGGATTTTGATAAAATCGCCAGGGAAGCTAGAGATAACATCAAGAAGGCTAGAACAACAGGTATTTATAGTGGATTTTCAGTTGGGGGTAAGAACATGAATCATTCAGCTCACATTCAATCAACGACTAACTCATCTCCTTATCCAGTTCCACTCAGACATGGACAACAGAGTAAGGGTCAGGCCCCTCAGAGGCAAAGTTCAACTAGTCAGGGCCAACCTTGGCTCTCCTATCCTATATGTCCTTCGTGCAGCAAAAGACATCTAGGGAAATGCCTTTTGGGTCAGAAAGGTTGTTTCCACTGCCGTGATCCGGGTCATATTAAGAGAGACTGTCCACTGCTTGGACAAGCTCCGGGGAAAACTCCAACCAGACAGACAACATCCATGGGTAATTCTATAGTTTCACCTCCTCCAGTTCGGGCATCTAATAATCATACTGGGCGTGGTGCCAATAGGGATGGAGCTTAG
- the LOC138899282 gene encoding uncharacterized protein: protein MVPFEALYGRRCRSPIGWFEIGEVELIWLDLVHQTMEKVKIIKEQLKTAQSCQKSYSDVHHGDLEFEDDDWVFLKVSPMKGIMRFGRKGKLSLRYVGLYKIIQRIGQVAYKLELPPEMSLVHPVFHVSMLKKVVGDPSAIVPVETIEVDRPSYKENSGEYFGNLGS, encoded by the exons atggtgccatttgaggcattgtatggtaggagatgtagatctccaattgggtggttcgagattggggaagttGAGTTGATATGGCTAGATCTCGTGCATCAGACTATGGagaaagttaagatcattaaggagcagttgaagactgctcagagttgtcagaaatcctattcagatgttcaTCATGGGGATTTAGAGTTCGAAGacgatgattgggtattcttgaaagtttcccccatgaagggtataatgcggttcggaaggaaaggaaaattgagtctgaggtatgtcgggctgtacaaaatcattcaaagaATTGGccaggtggcatacaagcttgagctaccaccagaAATGTCAttagtccacccggtattccatgtgtctatgttgaagaaggtagttggggaTCCGTCAgccattgtgccggttgagaccattgag gtggataggcctagttacaaagaaaactctggcgaatattttggaaatttggggagttag
- the LOC138899283 gene encoding uncharacterized protein — translation MWLELLKDYDCNILYHPGKVNVVVDTLSRRSMGILTRLCVVERTIVKEAQQISSQGVRLYEKYDGRLISSMGTKSTLVEQVKAKQFDDHSLLKLNEGVLSGKIENFALDENGVMRLDGR, via the coding sequence ATGTGGTTGGaattacttaaggattatgattgCAATATCCTTTACCATCCTGGCAAAGTGAATGTGGTTGTTGATACTCTGAGCAGAAGATCCATGGGGATTTTGACCAGGTTGTGTGTGGTCGAACGTACAATAGTTAAGGAAGCCCAACAAATATCTAGCCAAGGGGTTCGTCTCTATGAGAAGTATGATGGAAGGCTCATATCAAGTATGGGTACTAAGTCTACTTTAGTAGAGCAAGTTAAAGCCAAACAATTTGATGACCATAGCTTGCTTAAGCTCAATGAAGGTGTCCTCAGTGGCAAGATTGAGAATTTTGCACTTGATGAGAATGGTGTAATGAGACTTGATGGTCGCTAA
- the LOC138899284 gene encoding uncharacterized protein, translating to MKGIMSFGRKEKLRPRYTGPYPILKRIELVAYRLALPPELSSVYLVFHVSMLKQYFHDPSHVLDRQEIEIGDTLTYEEVPVAMIDRHVRKLRTKDVASVKVI from the coding sequence atgaagggtatcatgagttTTGGTAGAAAAGAGAAGCTTAGACCAAGATATACAGGGCCTTATCCAATTCTAAAAAGGATTGAGCTTGTGGCGTATCGACTAGCTTTACCTCCAGAGTTATCTTCTGTGTATCTAGTTTTTCATGTGTCCATGCTGAAACAATACTTTCATGACCCGAGTCATGTACTTGATAGACAGGAGATAGAGATTGGTGATACTCTCACATATGAGGAAGTCCCTGTAGCTATGATAGATAGGCATGTTCGTAAACTTCGAACCAAAGACGTTGCTTCGGTGAAAGTGATATAG